The region AAATAGATATTTTATTTTCAATCTCTTTGATATCGGTAATCCAAGGAGAACTTTCAATTGTGGGCATTATTTTCACCTCAATGGTGTCGGAGTAGGGGCCGTAGGTATCGAAAGGAGTTTTACCTCGCAGACGGTAATAGAAGGTAGTTACCTCCTGCTTTATAGAATCGGTATATATATTATATTTTGGATCGTCCTCTGCTGTAGACATTGAATAGTAATTTTTACCAGTAATTGTTCTAAAATTTGCTTGATCTGTTGATCGTTCAATTTCAAAATTATTGTATATACCTTTAAATGGTTCATAGGGAATTAATATGGAAATTTGACTACCATTAACATTATAGCTTACACCAAATGGACGAGGTGTAAAATTTCCAGTTTTAAAATCAATGTAGGCATACCCATCCTCATGTATTTTAGATGAATCGGAATAATTTGCAACAACCCTATATGCGTATGTGTATTGTGTGTTGGCAGTTGAGTCAATCAAACCAAGTCCCATCATACAGGCTACTGTAAAGGATTGGTCTGCACAGAGTAATCCAACCGAAAATCTGTTTTGCTGTTCTTTTGATTTATTGATTAATTCAAAAAAGTTATTATTAGCGGTTGTTGTTACTTCTAGGTTTTTCCCGTAAATTACCTCAGCTGCAACAGCAAAACTGCTACTATCTGCGTTGTTTTCCCAGTTACTTAAAGGATCCGGTTTAAAACTACCCAAAAAGATGGTATCTGGTTTTTCGATAATCTGACCATCCTTTATTATAGGGATTCTGTAAACACTATACCCTACATTATTTCCTCTGATCCAGCTGGTAGGATTACTTGGTGCCCAGCGTAACATCACTTTGCCATTTTCAATAAATCCAGTAACAGTTATTCCCTTTTGATTGTCTGTTTGGCAAAAAGTACTATAAGTTGTTATCAGCAAAAAAAGTATTGTGCTAAATCTCTTCATCTATTAGTAGTATTTATAGTAAGTTTGATGTTCCGAAGTTGAAGTGCTCAATCCCGGTATAAAATATTTGTACTTTACATAATGAACGGAATTAGTTGCTAATGCACGAAATGTTGAGTTTACTATTCTTGCGCAATAAGATTGGTTCATATTGGAAAGCGATTTGTTCTTCAAATCATTATAATCCATAGAAATGTAATAATTCAAATTAAACTCAATCCAAGGAGTGATACTATTATCAAAATTAAAAGTACCTGTAGATATATTTTGCTCATTTAGTACAGGAGGCGTTGTGTTTTGAATTATATTACACACTAGTACAGGGGGAACGCCTGAAATGTTTGTGCTTCTCCAATTTATAGTTACATTACTCAAAACAGGGTATCCAGAATACAAAAGATCTTTGTAATATGTATTAAACCATTGATTATTCGAAAGTTGTGCTTCGATTTGTATGTTTTCTAGTTCCCATTTGTCGAATAATTCTCCATTAGTATATTTATGCGATAATGAATAAACTCCTTGAGAAATATAGCATTGATATTCTCTTTTCTGAAATCCAATCATTTTTTCCACAAAAGTATTGAACTTGCTAGTTCTAAAGTGTAAGGTATAAAGTTCTGTTAGTCCTTCGTCGGTTAATGTACCCTCTATATCCTTGGTGGTAACCGATTGATCCTCGTTAACATTTGTTTCTGTTAACTTTACATTCTTATCGGCTTGGAATTGGTTATTGGTATTTTCTACTCGCACTATTTTCATGGAGTAAATGGCCTCATTTACCAAGTTGTCAGGCACATTAAGTACTACTCTTTTAGCCGCATTGTCGTATGTTATTGACATTTTTGAGGTATTGGTTCCCGATTTAAAGTGTGCCTCGTAACGCCAACTTCCTGGTTTGTTAAATAGGTAAGAAATACCCTGGTAAACCTGTATGTAGCATTTACCATACTCGTTCTTGTAAAAGTTCACCATGTTTTTTACAGGGTAGGTGTAGTTTACGTTATTCTCAGTAATATAATCAGGAGCTTCTCCTGTAGCAAAGGCAACCAATTTTTCTTCGCTTTCAACCTTACCGTCTACAGTGTAGTCAATCCAACTACCATTGCCTGTTTTTTCTTGGAAGTGAACCTTTACCTTTACTTTTAATCCTGTTTGTCCTGGAAGAATCTCTAAAGGTCTTAATGCAAGAACATCTTTTGTTGTGTTCCATTCTTTTGAACAAGAAATTTCCTGATCGCCCTGCATTACTTTAAAGTAATCGAGTGTGGCACGGAATTTTTTTGTATTTCCATCATCACCGAGTATTTCGAATGTTTCTTCTATAGGCATGTTAAAAGCAACTTGGGGAGTTGTAAATACATCAACCTCTTTGCTCCCTTCGGTGGGCGTTAATTCTGCAATTGCAGTTACCCCGGCAAGTTCGCTTGTTCCAATCAGTTTACACTGTTCGCCATAGCTAAATTCAAAGTTACATTTTCCTTTTACCAATCCTCCTAAAACAGAGAATTTTGCCTGAACAGCTCCCGATAAGTAGGTGGGATTTGGTAATTGAGCACCTAGCACAGCTGCAAATCCAGCATCCATTATAGTGAATTTTCTGGTTCTTCGTAATACTTTTACTTTAACACCAATCTTAGCATCAACCCACGACCATGCTTGTCCCTGTGCATACCAGCCATTTATTCCTAACTGTCCGCTGTAGCCTTCGCATCTAGCATCGCTGCCAAAGTTTTTTAACATAAAGTCAAAGCCTGCTCCCAAATCAAAGTTACCATAGAAGATAAGGAAACTTTTTTCTCCTGTACCTGCTGTAATTGATGCTCCAAAAGCAAATCCACCTCCATTTTTAGTAAGTAGATCGCTTCGCATGTTTGAAAAGTTGATTTTATTGGAAAGGCTCGCAACATTCGAAGGCAACGAAGGAAAATCTGGAAGTTTAGAGCCTACCATAAAGTAACTCTTTGCATTCAACGCCTTCATTATTTTAAGGTTAATAGGCGAAGTTGGGGTTCCAATGTAAATATACCATTCGCTACTTGCAAAGTAAAAGTCAACTCTTCCGGCTAGGTTGTTAGCACCGCCACCTTTAATAATATCACCAACATTTATGTAAGCCTCGGAATAGCCAGAAAGCTCTTTCTTTGTGACTGCATATTGTATGTGTACTGTTGCCCGAACTTTTGAATCGGTTTGATCCTTATTGATTTCGGTCATAAACCTACCATCACCATCAAAAGAGATTAGTTTTATACCATAGCTGGGTGTGAACTCAATGCCAAATGTGATGCTACCATTAAATGCATCTGGCTTGGGTTGAGTACCAACAATCACCTTGGCCATTACGCCAAGAGAAACGTCTTGTGATGGTTTATATGTTATTCCTGATTTCGATATTCCTATCTTGGGTGCAGTTTGTGCTGTTGAAGAGGTGTCGCGTATCATTTGCACATTACTAGGGAGTACTCTTTCCATATGGTAATAAGCACCTCCTCCAAAACCATAAATGGCAAAGCCCGTAAATATTGTGATTCCATTAGGGATTGACACGCCTGCATCAGCATACCAATAGCGATATCCAGAAACATTACCAAATTGCGCTGTGGCGTAAACATTTATTCCTGGAGTTACGGTCATGTCAACTGAACCAAGATAACCATTCCCATAGGTTGGATCATCTTTGTAATTTATTAATTGTCCTTTTAGATCAATAGCCCCAGTTTTTGCTTCAACTACTATTTTTCTGAGTTCAATATCCTTATATTTCCAATCTCCTTTGTCGTTTTTTGCCCACACAACAAATGCCGAATTTCCTGCAATCTTACCTTCCATTAGGTTAACGCTTGCATCAAACTTTAGTCCGAGCAAGGTATCCTTGGTATTGCGTTCTAGGGCAATCTCATTAATCTGGACTGGGAATCCCGCCATTGCCCCTGAAGTCATTGAGAAACTTTGGATATCAATTTGTGGCGCCCTTGTTTGAATCACTAAACCTTGAAAGGTAATTTGAGCAAGTTTTACACCTGGCGAGGCTCCAACGTTAACGTTCATTTTTCCATGTAGTTCTGCCTTTGGGTAAAATACACCGTCTTTCGATTCAACTGTAATTTTTGAGTTGCTCGATAAGGTTAAAGTTGTACCTGAACCAAAAAGAGGTGCCTTTATATCTCCAGGTAAGGAAACAGTGAAAAGAAAATTTTTATCAGCATCAATAGTGGCATTATAGGTCATGGGCTTGTCGGACTCTGTTATGGGAACAATAATTCCGCCAGCCATGCCATAGCCACTCAGTTCATTTTTCATTAACGACAATGAAATGGAGTTAATTGAGAATTTCCAACCACCCAAGTTCCCTTTATCGAATCCGATAATCTGTGCATTATATGCCAAACTACCCGAAATTCCCTCCATGTCTATTAGGAACTTGCTTGCTACAATTTCTGGCACAGGGCCACTCTTGGCAAATGTCTTGGGGAATTTTAGGGCAAAGGAACTTATGTAAAGTCCGCGCCAAAGGTTTTTGTCTTCACCATCGAAAAGTGCCGATTGGTATCCATTTGGAAATTGCATAGACTCACAGTTCCGTTTATCGCTCAAGTCTAGAACAATTTCTTTGGGGTAGAAACTGAAATCCTTTAAATCTTTCAGTTGAAATGGATCAAGGGTTACACTAAGCAGTATATCGTTAAAATCGGTAACAGCACAAAAAATTTTACCAGCAACCTTTGCTCCTGTTATGACATTTCTTGTTGCAGGATTTTCCTTGTAGAATTTTGATTCATCTAAAAATAGTTTTGCCGAGAGTTGGGCTCCTTTATAACCATTGCAATCCCATTCAACAAAGGTTGAATCGGCATTAATAAGGAGTTCTTGCCCCATTAAATCTAGTGATTTATCCTTGAGCATTTTTAGTTGAGCCGCCTCAATTCCATTCATTCCAATTTTTACATTGTCGGCAACTAGTCCAAATTTTTTAGTTGAACCCGGAAACGACAAGCTCATATAGGCTTTCATTACAGCCCCAGAGGAGGTGAATTTTAGGTTATCCAATACAATGGTATAGTAAACGCCCCCAATTTCTTTAACAATGCCTAACGGCAGTGTATAAACCTTTTCAGGGTCAAGCATGTCTACAATACGATTTTCTCCCAGAACCTTTTGTGTGAGCGAATCTGCTAATTGGTCTAGGTCTAACGCTTCGGTTGAGGTACTATCCTCGTCATTGTTAGTTAAGCTTGTTTCGTCAAAGTATAATACCTTTGTCAAACTACTGGTTGCTTTTCCTGTTATAGCGTTATTTGCATAGGATAAGCCCCAAAAAGGATTAAGTAATGCAAATAGAAAAACAAATAATCGATAGTAAGAAAATCTCCTCATAAACCTTACTGTTTACTTATACTGTATGTGTAACTAATATTACCCGTGCATTCAAATATTTTTGTTGTGACCTCAGTTTTTGTTGTCTTATGCATAAAACAGAGGCTTATATTTATTTTATGAACTTTTTGGTGCGAATAGCTTCCTCCTACTCTAATCGAAAAAACTTCACCAGAGAATTTTCTATTGTTATAAGTAGAGTTGTATGCGATACTTGTGTTTGTTGTTACTTTTTTAGAAAAAAATGATTTAGATGCTCCAATGACCGGGCCAATCATCAGAACCTCTTCCGTTGCAGAAACTTTACTATAACTTCCAAGAGCCGTACTTGTTAACGATAGATTTATCGGAGCAGCCGAGTAGGAATAAATCAAACCACTTTGGTAGTAGCTCGAGTTGCTTAGTGTTCCGTTTCCTTCTTGTTTGTTTGCCGCTTGTTGGTATGTAAAGTTGACAGATAGAATATGCCTATAGTCTTTATTGTCGAGAGATCCTAAGATAATCGAGCTGTTTAAAGTTGCGGTTTGTGAAATTTGCGAAAAGTTTAATGTGTCGATGTTTTGGTATGGAGTGGTACTGTTGATATTATCAAATGTCGATTTCATATAGGTATAATAGGAGAAGTTGGAATAACTTGTGTTAAGTGTGATTCTCGTTCCTGGAGCGTAAGAGAAATTTAGATTACCAAGGAAATTCTCGGAAGTTGATATTTTTGATTTATCTAGATTGTTTCTCTGTTTACCTATGTTTCCCGATACATTGATTTTTCCTTCATTTAATTGTTTCGAAAAGGTTAGAGAAATATTCTCTAAATCGTTATTGGTATAGTATGATCCTAAAGTGCTATAGTTTGGATCAACTCTTTCATACGCAACACCAACAGTATACGAGTTTCCTAAGTAATCAATGCTGCTTTTAAGAGCCCTGGAGTATGATGTGGTTCCATTGGGAGTGATAAGGAAAAATAGCCCTTTTTTTGTAACCGATTTATTATTTGTTTGTCGAGTATCATTTGTTAATGCATTACCGGCATACTCTCCACTAATTTTAATTTTTTTATAGAATGTTTTACTCAAATTGATTGTGAATACCATGTTCTCTTTAGGAGAAACGCCCAGTGAATCGGGGATTAAACCAATGCTGTTATTTTTATCCCATGCTTTAAAAATACTCAAGTCGATGTTTCCAATGTCCCCGCTATATCCTAATTTAGTGGCAAATCCCATACGCTCATAGTAAGGGACTGAGTACAGTTTTGAGGAATCATATTCAACTCCTTTGATCAATCTACCATACATTGCACTAAACTTAATGCCTAAATCTGGTGGGGTAAGTTCTACTCCTCCTCCTAAAAATTGGTGACCATTAAGTGAATACTGTGAGAAGGACATTGTATTGTAACCAATGTATGTCTTTACCCATTTGTAGTTTGGCTGCATCCCAAATTGGTTAAAATTAAAAGGTTGAGAGTAGTTGACTTGTTGGTTTGAGTATGAAAAGGAGAACGGGAAAGAAATGCCGTAGATGCTAAACGAAGCACTTCCGTTTAGAAATAATGTATATGGATTAGATGAACTTGGGTTTTGGCTACGATAGGTTCCGTTTTGGTTTAAGTTAAAAGATCCAGAATAATCAAACGGTTTCTGCTCTTTTATTGTTGATAGATCCTGAGCGACAATACAACTTGATATTAAAACCAATATAACGGAATATAAAAACTTTAATAGCATTTTGAATAAAACTTAAGAATTTTAATGGTGTTAATTGATTGTTAGTACTTTTCTTGAAGTATAACGTATTCCTTTTTATTGTTATTGAACCAATTTCTGGTTATTTCAAGTGCTTTAGGATAATTATCGATGTTTAAATCTCCGCTGGGCAATACTTCAATTGGAAATCCCTCTATTTGGGGTGAAAGCAATTCAATAACTCTATATCCACAAATAATTTTACTATCGGAATTTGGATTGGTCGATGAACACAATTTTTCGTCAGAAAAAATTGATTTTACAAGAACGTCATAAGCTTCTTTTCTATGAGTATATATTAAATCTGGATATAGAATGTCAATAACTTCATCATTTAGTGGCAATGAGTTTATTTTTGATATACAGTAGTTTAGTGACGCATTATCGCCAAGGCGAGCCAAGGCGAGGTATGTTGCCCATTTTTCTGTTTTATTATAGTTTCTTGAGTTTGGAAAAACAGAGTTTATTTGTTTTAAAGTTGTACTATCTCCTATATAACCTGCCAACAGTACTATATTTTTGTATGAAGAAGCATTCTTAATAATGCATAGATTAATCAATGTGATTGCTGAAGAGTCATAATAAGTCTTAGGAAACTTCTTTAAAACATTAATAGAATTGGATGCTACTCCTGGGTTTGCATTTGATAAATTCATTAAAAAATAATGAATGGCCTCCTGTTTGATTTTAATATTATTTGTTTTTTGTGTAAGTTCTTTAACAATATTCGATAGTTGGAGAGCTTTTTCATATTTTAGTGTGTCTCCGGAATATTCCTTAATACACTTTATTAGTTCAATAGTATCGGAGTTGCATCTTTTTAAGATATTATCAATGGTTATTTGATTCGATGTTAAATCTTCAATAGTGATTTTTTTGCAATTACACTCCAAATTTTGGGAAGATAATAATTCCGCTTTTGTTAGAATAATGGTTACAAATAGAAATAAGCATTTAGTATAATTTTTCATGATTTTTGTTGTATTTCGTTTTTTTATAAAAGATTACAAAATTAACACTATTTATTTAATCAACAAAGTTTATCGCTGATTTCTAGCAGATTATACATCTTGATTGAGCGGTGTATTCACCGTAAATAGAGGTTTAAGTTAGTTTTAAATGATTCTTTAAAAAGTAATGTAGAACATGCTTATACATTATAAATTGTAACAATAAGGTGTTAAAGCAAAAAGCCCCAAGATTACCTTGGGGCTTTACTATTTTGCTAGGAGGGTATTACACGTTTAGCGACACACGCTTAAAGGCAACAACCTTTAAGTCTTTGTCAATACTTTGTAGGTACTGACGGATGGTCATCTTGTTGTCCTTAATGAAATCCTGATTCATCAGGGTGCTCTCCTTGAAGAATTTCTGAAGTTTACCTTCAGCAATCTTGTCGAGCATATTTTCGGGTTTGCCTTCCAATCGAGCTTGCTCGCGGCCAATTTCGAACTCCTTCTTTTTTACATCCTCAGGAACATCTTCCTTATCGATAGATACTGGATTCATTGCGGCAATTTGCATTGCAACATCTTTTCCGGCGTGAATATCGATAACCTTGTTGAAACCAACAAGCGTTGCCAGCTTATTGCCTGGGTGGATGTAAGGAACAACAAAGGCAGCGTTAACTTGATCGTAGTACGATAGATCAACTTTCTCACCCGTTACTCCGGAGAATTCGGTTACCAAATCGGCAACTTTTCTTCCATCGATGGTTAAATCCTTAAGTGCATCAAGGTTTGCAGGAGCTTTTTCAAGAGCAATATCAAGGATTTTTTGGGTGTAACCAACGAAATCGGCATTTTTAGCAACAAAGTCGGTTTCGCAGTTTAGAACTACCATTGCACCATGGGTTGCATTAGCATTAACTTTTGCTAGACCAGCACCCTCGCCAGCTTCTCTGCCGGCGCGTTTAGTTGCAATAGCTTTTCCACGTTCGCGAATTATTTCAATCGCTTTATCGATATCGCCATTAGCTTCAACCAATGCATTTTTGCAGTCCATCATACCTGCACCGGTCATTTTTCTTAGCTTGGCAACATCAGCAGCTGTTATTTCGGCCATTTTTATAATCTTTTAAGTAAATACTATTCGTCATCTTCGCTGTCAGCAGCGCTATCATCAACGTCCTCAACTTTTGCTACCTCTGAATCTTCGGCTTTTTTAACGCCTTTGCGAGCGCGAGTTTTGGTTCCTTCGTCTTTCTTTTCTTTGGCTGCTGGTTCTTTTTCTTTTTCAGCCTTTCTTTCCTCAAGACCTTCCTCTATTGCTTTTGCCATTACATCAACAATTAGGGAGATAGATTTTGAAGCATCGTCGTTAGCGGGTATTACAAAGTCAATTGGAGTAGGATCACAGCAAGTATCAACCATTGCAAATACCGGGATATTTAATCTTTTAGCCTCATGTACGGCGATGTATTCTTTCTGAACGTCCACTACGAATAGCGCAGCAGGAAGTCTGTTAAGATCGGCAATAGAACCTAAGTTTTTCTCTAACTTAGCGCGTTGACGGGAAATTTGAAGTTTTTCACGTTTCGATAGGTTATCGAAAGTGCCATCGTTCATCATCTTGTCGATGGACGACATTTTCTTAACCGCCTTACGAATAGTAGGGAAGTTTGTTAGCATACCACCAGGCCAGCGCTCGGTAACATATGGCATGTTTACCTGTTTTACGCGTTCTGCAACAATTTCTTTAGCTTGTTTTTTTGTGGCAACAAATAGGATTTTACGTCCTGATTTGGCAATTTGCTTAACTGCAGCGGCAGCTTCATCAACTTTAACTACTGTTTTGTGTAGGTCAATGATATGAATACCATTGTTCTCCATAAAGATGTATGGAGCCATTTTGGGGTTCCACTTACGTTTTAGGTGACCAAAATGTACACCTGCATCAAGTAGCTCTTTAAAATTTGTTCTTGACATTTTGTTTTCTTCGTTTAGATTTCATTGGCAATCGCACAGTAGTCCCTTTCGGGAGTCTGGGCAATTTATTACTAAACTGCCTGCCAAATAATTAATAAGTTTGATAAATTTTTAACGTTTGCTGAACTGGAATCTCTTCCTTGCTTTTGGCTGACCGGGTTTCTTACGTTCAACTTCGCGTGGGTCGCGAGTCATGAAACCTTGAGCCTTAAGGGCTGGTTTGTTTTCAGCATTGTACTCAACAAGGGCGCGAGCAATTCCTAGGCGCAAAGCTTCGGCTTGGCCTTTTTCGCCGCCTCCATCAAGCGTTACCTTGATGTCGAAATTTTCTGCAACATTCAAAACTGTAAGAGGTTGCTTTGCAATGAAGCGCAGAATATCTGAGTTGAAGTAATCTTTTAAGTCTTTACCATTTACGGTAATATTACCCTTACCTTCTTGTAGGTAAACACGGGCAACGGCAGACTTTCTTCTTCCTAATCCGTTATAAACCTGCATAAGTTAACTATTTAATTGTGTTTAATTCAAGTTGCTTAGGTTTTTGAGCCTCGTGTGGGTGCTCAGTCCCAGCATAAACATAAAGATTTCTGAAAAGAGCGTTTGCCAACCTGTTTTTTGGTAGCATACCCTTAACAGCGTGTTCAATCACCCAAATAGGTTTGCGTTGAAGCATATCCTTGGGAGTAGCAAAACGCTGTCCTCCAGGGAAACCGGTGTGACGAACATACTCTTTGTCAGTTAACTTACGTCCGGTTAAACGAACTTTTTCTGCGTTGATAACAATTACGTTATCGCCGCAATCAACGTGTGGAGTGTAATTGGGCTTGTTTTTGCCGCGTAGCATTTTAGCCACTTGGCTAGCTAACCTTCCTAAAGGCTGGTCGGTTGCATCAATTACTACCCACTCCTTTGTAACGGTTGCCTTATTGGCCATTACCGTTTTGAAACTTAATGTGTCCACTTGTAAACTCCTAACTTTTAAGTTAATACTTACTTTTTTGTGATCCTATATTGATAATAAGCGGGATGCAAAATTACAACTATTTATTTAAACAACAATATGTTTATCGGTATGATTTAATTTTTTTTGATGTGATTCATGAACTTTCATGTATATCTGATAGGATGTGTTTGATCGGTTGATTTCATCCCCCTTTCATTTTTAGTTTTTACTCAAAACACAATTTTACTCTATCTTTAGCGTTTTTATTGTTCAAAAATATTTGAAGTATGCTTTTGTCTTCGTCAAACCATAGGTTTGTCTATGTTTTTGCATTGATTATTGTTGCTTGCTCCTTGCCATTCTCTGTCTTTGCAACTAGCGTAGGGACAATTGTGCTGTTGGTTAATTTTTTGCTTGAGGGGAATTGGCGGATCAAATCTATTAATCTACAGAGGAATAGGGTGGTTTGGTTTTCACTGTTATTGTATCTGCCAGTTCTTTACAGTTTTTTTTACTCGTCTAATACAACAATTGCCATAAGGGAGTTGCGTTTGTGGTTGCCATTTTTGCTTGTTCCTCCAGTAGTGGCAATGAGTGATCCTTTAAGTAAAAAGGAATTTCGGTGGATTACGCTGATATTTGTTTTGGCCGTTTTAGTGGCAACCCTTATTAGCACCGCTTATCTTTTAATGCTATCGGACAAATCGGCCATCGATACCCGTCAAATATCGCTGTTTATATCCCACATCCGTTTTGCACTGATGATTAATTTGGCCGTGGCCATCCTAATTCATTTCATCGTTTTCGAAAGTTTTTTGTCGAAATGGATAACTGCAACAATGATTCTAATTGCTTTTTGGCAGGTTGTATTCCTGTTTATCCTTCAATCTTTAACAGGGATTGTTATGGTTGGATTGTTGATTTTTGCTGGTTTTGTTTGGGTATACGCAAAGTCAAAAAGTTCCGTTGCTCGTTTTGCCATTGCCATAGTGGGGTTAAGTGCATTTTTTATCATAATTTCAATTGTTACCCACACTGTTGATGGATTTTACACAAGGAATAGAGTCGACTTTAAAACGCTAAAGGAGTTTACTGTTAATGGGAATCCTTACCAGAATGATACTGCCCGATTAGTTTATGAAAATGGCAATTTAGTCTACATCAACATCTGCTATCCCGAACTGAGAAGGGCGTGGGAGCGCAGAAGTAGTTTATCTTTTGATGGATTGGATAAAAAAGGGCAACCGCTAGACCAAACGTTAATTCGTTATATGACATCGATTGGATTAACAAAGGACTCTGCCGGAGTTTTGAAACTCGATCCTGTTGATATACAGCTTGTGGAGAATGGTGCAACCAGCGTTGTTTTTAAGGAAAGCAGTGTTGGCTTGAGTAAAAGAATATATCAGTTGCTATGGGAGTTCGATGCGTATCGAAGTCAGGGAACTATTGCAAATAGTCCTATGATTCAACGATTGGTGTTTGCAAAGGCTGCATGGTTTGTGATTGAGAATCATTTTTGGTGGGGTGTAGGCTGGGGTGATTTGCAGGAAAACCTCAATAATTACTATGCAATCAATCACATAAATCTGTCGGAGGAGTACCATTTCATGCCGCACAATCAGTATCTTACCATTTGGGCAAGGGCTGGTATTGTTGGGCTTGTAATTTTTATACTGTCACTGATACTTCCATTTATATTGATGAAAAAATATAAACATTTTTTGCCTTTATATTTTCTAGCAATGGTAGTGGTTTCAATGCTTAATGAGGATACATTCGAGACACATATTGGTATTACGTTAGCTGTACTTTTCGGCTCATTGTTTATTTTTGGGTACTCGTTTACTTCGAAAACCGATGAGCCAGAATCGCCTAAAATATGATTTCTACCAAAGAGATGTGCTAATTGTTGCCCCCGAGTTATTAGGGAAACAGATTGTCCGGATTTTGCCCGGTGGCATCGAATTAAGACATTTTATTACAGAGGTTGAGGCTTATAAAGGTACTGGCGATTTAGCTTGTCATGCAAGCAAGGGGAAAACTGAGCGCAATAAGGTGATGTTTGAGCAGGGTGGGTTGGTTTACGTTTACCTAATTTACGGGATGTACTGGATGCTAAATGTTGTTACATCGGTTGAGGAGAATCCAGAGGCCGTGCTGATTAGAGGAATATCTGACTACTCCGGACCGGGCCGATTAACAAAACATTTACTGATTGATAAAAGTTTTTATGCCGAAGATTTAGGCATTTCCTCACGGATATGGATTGAGGATGCTGGACTAGCTCCAAAATATTCAACCACTCCAAGGATTGGGGTTGATTACGCGGGGCCATATTGGGCTAAAATTCCCTGGCGATTTGTTGCCGATGGTCTTTAAATGAAAGAGTAACTTTAATCAATAAACAAATAAAATGAAAATAGTTTTTGCCGAGCCGATTGGCGTTTCCGATAGTAAAAGGTCCGAGTTTATTTCGGAGATGCAGAGTCTAGGACACACTGTGAACTTTTTCGATACACCGGTTTTAGATCAATCCGATCTTCAGGCTAGAGTTTCTGATGCCGATGTGCTTGTGCTAAGCAATCAGCCCCTATCTGCCGAAACAATTAATAAATGTCAAAATTTAAAGATGATTTCGGTAGCCTTTACTGGTGTCGATCATCTTCCTATAGATTACTGCCGCGAGAAACAAATTACAGTCTGCAATGCTGCTGGCTATAGTACTTCCGCCGTTGCTGAACTAACCATTTCGATGGCTATTTCCTTGTTGCGAAAAATTAACGAGTTGGATGCCAATACTCGACAAGGTAAAACGCGCGACGGTTTCCTTGGTGGCGAGATGCAAGGAAAAACGTTCGGTATAGTTGGTCTTGGCGCTATTGGAGAAAGAGTTGCGCATTTGGCAAATGCTTTTGGATGTAAGGTGATTGCCTATACTCGCACACCTAAGAGTGTTCAAAATGTTGATCTTGTAAGTTTAGAGGATCTGTTTAGCTCTTCGGATATTGTTTCG is a window of Tenuifilaceae bacterium CYCD DNA encoding:
- the tsf gene encoding elongation factor Ts; translated protein: MAEITAADVAKLRKMTGAGMMDCKNALVEANGDIDKAIEIIRERGKAIATKRAGREAGEGAGLAKVNANATHGAMVVLNCETDFVAKNADFVGYTQKILDIALEKAPANLDALKDLTIDGRKVADLVTEFSGVTGEKVDLSYYDQVNAAFVVPYIHPGNKLATLVGFNKVIDIHAGKDVAMQIAAMNPVSIDKEDVPEDVKKKEFEIGREQARLEGKPENMLDKIAEGKLQKFFKESTLMNQDFIKDNKMTIRQYLQSIDKDLKVVAFKRVSLNV
- the rpsB gene encoding 30S ribosomal protein S2, which translates into the protein MSRTNFKELLDAGVHFGHLKRKWNPKMAPYIFMENNGIHIIDLHKTVVKVDEAAAAVKQIAKSGRKILFVATKKQAKEIVAERVKQVNMPYVTERWPGGMLTNFPTIRKAVKKMSSIDKMMNDGTFDNLSKREKLQISRQRAKLEKNLGSIADLNRLPAALFVVDVQKEYIAVHEAKRLNIPVFAMVDTCCDPTPIDFVIPANDDASKSISLIVDVMAKAIEEGLEERKAEKEKEPAAKEKKDEGTKTRARKGVKKAEDSEVAKVEDVDDSAADSEDDE
- the rpsI gene encoding 30S ribosomal protein S9; protein product: MQVYNGLGRRKSAVARVYLQEGKGNITVNGKDLKDYFNSDILRFIAKQPLTVLNVAENFDIKVTLDGGGEKGQAEALRLGIARALVEYNAENKPALKAQGFMTRDPREVERKKPGQPKARKRFQFSKR
- the rplM gene encoding 50S ribosomal protein L13: MANKATVTKEWVVIDATDQPLGRLASQVAKMLRGKNKPNYTPHVDCGDNVIVINAEKVRLTGRKLTDKEYVRHTGFPGGQRFATPKDMLQRKPIWVIEHAVKGMLPKNRLANALFRNLYVYAGTEHPHEAQKPKQLELNTIK
- a CDS encoding putative 3-methyladenine DNA glycosylase, with the protein product MSQNRLKYDFYQRDVLIVAPELLGKQIVRILPGGIELRHFITEVEAYKGTGDLACHASKGKTERNKVMFEQGGLVYVYLIYGMYWMLNVVTSVEENPEAVLIRGISDYSGPGRLTKHLLIDKSFYAEDLGISSRIWIEDAGLAPKYSTTPRIGVDYAGPYWAKIPWRFVADGL
- the serA gene encoding 2-hydroxyacid dehydrogenase, which encodes MKIVFAEPIGVSDSKRSEFISEMQSLGHTVNFFDTPVLDQSDLQARVSDADVLVLSNQPLSAETINKCQNLKMISVAFTGVDHLPIDYCREKQITVCNAAGYSTSAVAELTISMAISLLRKINELDANTRQGKTRDGFLGGEMQGKTFGIVGLGAIGERVAHLANAFGCKVIAYTRTPKSVQNVDLVSLEDLFSSSDIVSLHIPANSQTVGMVNAKLIGLMKSNAVLVNTARGTLVDYSALSIALRNHAIEGAAIDVYEHEPPIEKDHPLFSAPNTLLLPHIGYATTEAINRRADIVIENIHGWLKKSPKNVVV